AAAATGGGCTACAGACTTAAATGTCAAACATGAAACCATAGAACTTGAAGAAATGACATTGGAAAGATTCTTTGGGACCCAGGCAAGGTGAAGAGTTCTCAAACTTGACACCGAAAGAATGATCCATGAAAGGAAATATGATACAAATTCAACTTCATTGAATTTAGAATCCATTGTTTCTTGAAAgtctgttttataatttatattttaagattagGCAAGTTAtggaaataaatttgtattattcatttttaacctTAATTTACTGATAGCAAAAGAAGTGTCACTGGATTGTCTTCTCAAGAAAAGCACAGCTTTTCTGAATATAGCTTTAGTGGttaaccaaataataataatggaagtaactgcaaagaaatgaagaccaAAAGAGTTCATGTTAATTTTACCTGGAATTATGATTCCTCATATATTGAGTTTTAGAGCCATTATTGACTGTGAAGTGCTAAAACCACACTTGTATTAACTGCAAAGATGTACTGGCTAACATAGCAAAGAAACACTTAAAATTTACTTGTCACATACAGAACAAAAGAAATAGGCTCCAAgacaaaagaattattttaaagaatactaAATTAAAAAGCTCATGTTCAATATTTCACATGAAACATATATACTTTGCAGACTTACAAAATTATGCTTTGAACGGCTAAGATTAAAAACACATACACGACAACCAGACAATGGTGATAGAAGTCATACTGAAAGTGTTTTATTGAAAATTTGGAGTGAAGGTGTGGCAGAAAAAGGTCAAGCTCCATTTTTCTAATGAAATCACAGTGTGACAAATTCAGGGACTGGCGAGTGATACAGAGCAGTACCAGCTCACAGAACAAACGTAGCAAAGTATTTACCATCACAACCTATTGAATAAAAGATACTGCTGACATAATGACTCAGTATATGCGTGATTTGAACATGAAGTGATAAGAAAgaagaatttttccttttctgttttattactgGCAATTACAACTAACTAATTTTAAATGGCACAAAATTGCTCacaaatatggtttttccagtagtcatgtatggacgcgaaagttggaccataaagaaagctgagcaccgaagaactggtgcttttgaactgttgtgttgaagaaggctcttgagagtcccttggactacaaggagatcaaatcagtcaatcctaaagaaaatcagtcctgaacattcactggaaggactgatgctgaagctgaaattccaatactctggccacctgatgcaaagaactgactcattgcaaaagagtCCTCATTGCTGGGGAAGActtaaggcaggagaagaggacagagaatgagatgcttggatggcatcactgactcaatggacatgagtttgagcaagctcagggagttggtgatggacagggaagcctggtgtgctgcagtccatggggttgtaaagagtcggacacgactcagcgactgaactgaactaattttaAATGGCATGAAATTGCAAAGTACGACATTGTCATCAAATGTAATTTGGAGCTTAAGTTTTGTGTAGGATTATGTTCTGGTCGTAGAACTGCAATGACAAGAAAACAGTCTGAGACAGTTACACAGATTAAAGAATTTATCCCAAatgtgagtcagttctagtgaggtggatgaacctagagactgttacactgagtgaagtaagtcggaaagaggaaaacaaatatcatacgtTAACGCATATacgtggaatccagaaaaatggtactgatgaatctattcgcaaagcaggaatagaaacacagccgtagagaacagacttgtggacacggtGAAGGGAGGAGAGGTTGGGACACGCTGAGACAGTAGCTCTGAGACATATGAATCACCATATGTAGAACAGACAGCTGCACGGGGAGCTGCTATacgacacagggagctcagcttggtgctctgtgacagcctcgAGCGGCAGGATGCGGtcggaggtgggagagaggttcaggaaGGAGGGTGCATATGTATGCTTGTGACTGATTCACGCTGTTGTATGTCAGagaccaatacaacactgtaaagcaattaccctccaattaaaaacaaatttttaaaaacagtcttgctaccaaaaaaacaaaaaccaaagaacCCCTTCCAGATGAACCAGACAGTGTGTTTAGTGATAGGGTAAGTATTTTTGATTTTGTGAAGGTTAATGTGTTAAATTTTGGACTATTCACTTCGTTACATAATAATATGGTAACTGATATTTAACTGTCGCTGTATGATGAACAGCATGTTAGAGGGGAAAGTTCTATCAAGAATGTTTCAACTACAGAACAATCTCAGGTTTTCCTCAAGAGAAGAGCCAGCTTGTTCCCACTGTTTTAAGGATTTTTACGCAagcttacttaaaaataaaactgactataaaataacagtaaaaagaaataaagtgttaTATTTTCTCAGATCTTCATATCCTTTAGAGTTGTAACTGATAAACTAATCTTAAAATGTCGGTCACATGTGGCTGAAAGCAGCCTGCAGCACGTAGGACTCTGTGTGAGTTCCACGGCACACAAACCGGTCTGCATCCTGTTTACCAGACCAACCCACTGTCACACTCGTGGATGTCTCTGAAATATATCAAACTGCTTTGAAAGTTTCTAAATGCTTACTCTCAATTTCAGAAAACTTATCTTTCTGCAAATAACAAACATTCACAGATTGGTACTGGTCTAAGACCATACTTTGAGTAGCTCTGGTGAACAAAATTTCTGAAAAGAGTAGAGATGGGCATCAGTAAGGATACTGGACATCTCAAGCCTCTATGAAAAGCCAATAAGGCAACATTGGATGCATTTCCTATTTCTGAACCATTTTCCATCaaatctgctgctaagtcgcttcagtcgtgtctgactctgtgcgaccccatagacggcagctcaccaggctcccccgtccctgggattctccaggcaagaacactggagtgggttgccgtttccttctccagtgcatgaaagtaaaaggtgaaagtgaagttgctcagtcgtgtccgacttagcgaccccatggactgcagcccaccaggctcctccgtccatggggttttccaggcaagagtactggagtggggagcaccCTTAATTGTAAAATACATCACTATTTTACATACTGCTAAGAAAAACACTGTTATTTAAGCTGATGGATGACTTATTATAAAGCACATTTTGAGTTTACAAAAGGTATAATGGCAGGGGAAAAAAGTGCTCTGTAGAAgcataaaatacaatatttatagtttttacaATTTCTATAAGTTATATAAAATGagaacaaatataaacaaattaattatgATGAAGaacctataaaataaaaattatgctaatgtattttctattaaaaGGATAAAACAACATTAATTACAGGAACAGGTAACATCAGATTCATACTACTGAAATTTTCagcattttttagtatttttgtcattttttgacCACCCAGTTTATATTCACTGTTTGTAATAAAACTCTCAGCTTGCTTTGGGAAACCGTTACTTTTTTATCCTCAGCCTTATAGCCTAGAGTAGTCCTGACTTTAATGGACCAGTATCTCCCACAGTGGTTAGTTTAAGGAAAGGGTTATAGCTGAATCACAAACAGGGAAATGCTAGGAGATACTGGCTCAAGCTTCTGAGAAGAAGAGACTTCCTCCGTCCTTTAGAAAGTCCCTGGTAGAGGCCATTTTTCTATCCCCGACATAATGCGACCTTAGGATGTAAACATGTAGAACTTATGCAACCCATTTGTTGTCATAGGGGTGGCCTGGTCACTGCTGGGGTATAACTGCATATAGCCTGAGAGAGCAGTGATTTAACATTTATGCTGATAATAAGATAACCGCAGAATTTGCCTATCAGGGCAAATGCCTCCCAGCCCTTGTTGCCTTTTGACTGAGCTGCCGACTTTCCTATTCCTTGGAGACACAGTAAGAGGCACCACCCTCCCCAGCCCAAGTGCCTGCTAAGTGAACAATGTCTTCCCTCACCTCGGCAGCACAGGAAAGCAGTTCAGTACAAGCAGGCCTTCTGGGGCACAAATCTAAAGTCATGCTCCCTAATTAGTCAATCTAAAGGTAACAGTAAAATCACTACATGTCTAATTCTTGTGTCTGTCTCTTAGCTGGTTCCAAATttaggaagaaagtaaagaattgTTAATGGTTGACTAACACCCAGcaatattattatccttattttatgtAAGAGAAAACTAGATTTCAGAGAAAATGAGCAATTTGTACAAAGTCACCAAAATCTAAAGTGTGTGGCAAACTAGCAGTCAGACCCAGGGACCTCTCATTAACTCTGAAGTCTACTTTTTTCCCCAATGTGCTCACATGCATGTATTTCTATTCATTAAAAACAGACACACCTTTGGGCCTTCCCCAgtgatccactggttaagaatccatgttTTCACTGCGaagggcacaggtttgacccctggtcagggaagtaagatcccacatgctgtgcagggcaaccaaaaaataaacaggCACACGTCACTGACATTCTTTAACAAGACTCTAAAAACTGTACATGTGGGtggaagcaagaaaagaaaaatggactcATATTTACTGTACTCCAGACATTGTCTGAAGCCATTCATTTGCATTATCTATTTAGTTTAATCCTCAGAACCACCTCTAAGAACCTGCAGCCGTTAAGTCAGAAGCAGGTATCGAAAGCTGACACGCTTTCTATTGACTCAGTTGCTCTTGAAGGCCAAATATTAGTCTCCAGCTATGAGAAGGCTGTTAGAAATAGTGTTTACTAACAGCATCAGTTTGGGTGCTTAATTCACACACTTACCGAAAAGTTCTTTTCAATGGCACAGAATACGACATCCACACACAGGAACACCCCTGTCCGGCCCACGCCTGCGCTGCAGTGGACGACGACGGGCCCTGTGAGGTGGCTCTTCCTCACATAACGAACGTACTTTATAAACCCTTCTGCTGAAGCAGGAGTGCCATGGTCTGGCCAGTTGGTGAACTGCAAGTGTTTCACAAAGTGACTAGCTCCCGtctgtgggggcgggggtggggagggagagagacagggaaggggagagagagaagagagatttaTCAACTCTTCATATTAGAGAGCTTCTCTTAATTTCTAATATGCcacaaatagtaataataatggccATATGgtaatacattaataaaaataggACTACTAACAGGTAACATGAATTTAGGACTTACTCTGGAGGAACGGTACCAAAGActtcacatgcattatctcatttaatcctcacatcagCCCTGGGGTGGCAGACACtgtgttatcctcattttacagatgaaaagtaAGAATTTGAGTGACTGATAGATGTATGCTAGGTCAGGAGGCTCATATGTTTAGAGCTGGGACAATAATGTAGTCCTTCCAAATCTAACGCTACCATCTTTCTTCTGCACCATGAGAATGCAGAAGAAACCAAACAAACCAGGAATCCAAAACAGAGTGGAAATGAGCTAACATGTTGGGAATAATGTAGGAAAGCAATATATCTTGGATTCAATATtatgatgtgctgtgcttagtcgctcagtcatgtccaactctttgcgactccatggactgtagcccgccaggttccttggtccatggggattctccagacaagaatactagagtggattgccatgccctcctccaggggatcttcccaacccagggatataacTGAGGTTTCCcgcattacaggctgattctttattctttgttcttcaccagagaagcccaaatatgatactaaatttaattaaaacaggTAGGTGCTGTCAAGCTGCTTATTCAGGGTTTGATGGGAAGCAACCTCTTCTGGCAACCAGGACAGGGTGGTTAATGACCATGTGAGTAGACTTTGGTCCTTATTCTTTCGCTGAGCCCCCTGAAAGTGGAGTTATGGACTCTCCCAGAGGTTGACAGATAAGATGCTTTGAGTTTACCCATCATTCTTTCAGAGGGTTCACCCCTTCCCCAGTGTGGAACCCTCATTTTACTCCAGTGGGCACGCTTGTGAAGAAATTCAGGAAGGATTTCTCACTCCTTCTCTACTTCTCCTTAATGCACCACTTTTTCCCCCAAGTTCcaaataaaaataccattttctatggtgttagaaaatagACTCAAGTTTGAATCATTGGTACATGAAACTGGACAAGGCAAACGATGCTTAAAAATCGCGTGAAGGAACCAGTGAGGATAGGTCTCACTCCATCACGTATTTCAGGAATTAAACCTTTCCTACACTGTTGACCACTGAGAATCTGCACAAAGGTGGGCATCACTGCTTTCCTGACCCAGTACCATGAGGCAGATTCTTCAAACATTAGCCCCATGGTCTTGAGATCTGGGAACATCAGCCCAAAGGCCACCATTCTAGATCGCCTTGCCAACTCCACAGGTGGACCTGAACATTTGAATCTTTTCAGACAGATTGTTCCTCTGGGCCTCCCACCTGACCTATATTCTCCAAGCATGCTGTCCTTCTCTGCCACAGCACACATCACATGCCATTTAGAACTGGTGTCTTCCTTCCCCACTAGACTGTAAGTACTCTAAGAGTGGAGCCTGTGCCTGCTTTCTACCTCCAGCGTCTGACACAGTACTTGGTTCACATCGGGGAATCAAATGTTAGGAGAGGGAGGCCTCAGGCAAATCCTCGGGCATACAGAGCAAAGGCAGGGCCTCAGCGCAGAGCAAATGCAGGGCTTCACACGCAGCTAGCAAGCCCGACGTCAATGTCAAACACTGTTATTATTCTCGGCCTCCCTGGTCACACCACTGTGTACTCTGATCCTCAGACTCCTcaattctttctgtctctgtcccgACTTTATCTTTTCAACATCTCCCTTCTCACTCAGACCCCCAgctccgttcagtcactcagtcgtgtccgactctttgccaccccatggactgcagcgtgccaggattccctctccatcaccatctcccagagcttgctcaaactcatgtccgttgagtcagtgatgccatccaaccatatcatcttctgtcatccccttctcctcctgccttcaatcttccccagcatcagggtcttttgcaatgagtcagttcttcgcatcgagtggccaaagtattggaatttgagcttcagcatcagtccttccagtgactgaattcctttaggattgactggtttgatctcctcaggCCCCCATGCTACAGTGAACTCTTGGAAGGCATCATCACTTCCCTAAATGCTGCTTCTACTTCCTTGCCTTGCCTCCATGGGTGTTGCACTCTGCAGTCCTCTCTAATCCAGGCAACCTATTCTCCTGTGCTCCAGGTACTACAGAGTCTAGAGATTAGTTGCATTCTCCTTGCTGCCCAATACAATTTCCAACTCATTATTTCTTCTCCTTGTACAAAAACTCCACTTCTTTTTAAGTTTCATACCTCTTAACTTCATCTTCTCATCACTGTCATCTTACCACAGATTCTGACAGGGCACATTTGGGATCTCAACAGCCAAACCGACACGCTGGcctcacatttttatttctctcttacaGAGGAGGCCATTCATGTCTTCTAGTCCTCACAATGTGATTACTCCTTGGACTCACCATCACCTATAATGGCCAGtatcaaaaatcttccagttCTCAGATTCCAACATCATTTTCTGAGCAGAAACTCTTATGCTACTGCTATATCTGTGCTTCACCTCCAACAATGTGACTAGATGGAATTCTGCCCTTGACGTCCTCTATTTCCTCCTAGCTGCTGATTCTATTCATCTCCCTAAGTTTAGACTTTATGACTGATTATCTAAATCATTCTTTTACCAAACTGTCAACTCCATTCATCCTTTGAATCTTGCCGCATATCTTGAGCAACATCCCTCCCTGAATCAGTCCCATAATCTCTGTTCAGGAATCCCatggttaggaaaaaaaaaaaaaaatcacatagttgcatattttattgttattgcaAGTTATGGGTTCCAACCTCAGCACCTTCAGCAACCTTTTCCTGATCATTGCCTGTGCTCCAACCAACTTCTTCGGTGATGATTCCAAATCTCATCACTCCTCAAGTTTCCAATTTAACTCCCACCCCTTCACTCCTATAGAACACACGTATTACCTACTTGCTAATCAAATCCACTTAGAGCAATGTAACATCACTTTCTCTTATAACTCATTCCTTTGCTATTTTCTGAGTCTGTTAGAGCAAGACATGAATTGTTCTATGGATTGTTCTAGACCAATACTTCCCAATATTACTTTCTACAAGAATGCAGACGCTCTGTATCTGTGCTGCCCATATGGTAGTCACTAGTAATATGTGATTAAACACTAGAAGTATGGCTATTGCAAGTGAGGAACTAAATTTGGTATTTTATGtaagtttaaataatttaaatctaaAACAGTCAAATGTGGCTATCACATTGGACAGTATAATTTTTGAACACTCCTTATAAGTCACAAGTCATAAGTCATATAAAGTCTGCCAATTTTATCGGAAAAGCATCAAAGTCTTTGCTTTCTATCTAATTGCTAGTTGCCCTAAGTTGATCATATACCCTTCTTAATAAAATTCTTCAATGTCTCCTAATTATCTTCATAATAAAGTTTGTGCTCCTTAGCTGAAATCCAAAACATTTCATGTTCCGGCTTTCTCTACTTATTTTCTATAGCCTCATCTCAACTCTCATTTCTCCCTGGCATTTGAACTTTTACATTCCAGAAACTCTTAACTACCCACATCTCTCTGTACATATGCCCCATGCTATTTTATACCTTCATCATCtacttactgttttcatttttctcacttgGATAAATTCAGATGTCACCTCCTCTAGCAAATCATCTGTCCAAACCAAAAGAGAGCCTCCTTTCTGCAGCTCATACAGATCTCGGTATTACCATCCACTGAGCGCAGTAACTGCAGGTGCCAGTGAGCGCCCCGAACAGCTGCTGCCACGCCCGGCCCAGTGATTATCAGCACATCTCAAGGACTTCATCACATCTGTCCCTCTCAGCAGAGATAGCCAAAGTACACCCCAGGATTAGGTAACTTCCAGTACTCTTTTCTCAACCGCCCCAACTCCCCTTTTCAATTATTTCGTCTCTCCAGTCAGAGTTTGGTTAGGCAGAAGAAGAAATGGCATTGTCTTAGTTTCTGGTAGCAGGGAGAAGTAAAAACAAGTTACTTTAAACAAGTGTCCCCAGCTATGGCCCACCTTACTCCTAACTTCCTCTCTgacatgtgtgcatatataaggaaatatatatctaatgctgattttattttttaacttacagACTTCTTGACAACTTGAAACATTCGAATGATGAAATACCGAAGTATCTGGTAGTTCTCCAGGAAGATACGACAGCTATTCAATTCCAAAGGTTTCTTCATAGAAATAGGCCAGTAATGGTGGCATTTGGTAACTCCACCTTCTTTCTCTTTGGTTATCATGGCAATAACATTAGAGTTATTTTCCCAAACCATTTGCCAAAAGTCATTCGTGGTAGTTGGCAGTGGCCCTTGGGTAGCAATATAGTAATACTCTTCTCTAGAATTGGCTATTTTAATGTAACTGGCATTGATGTAGTCCTTGTTTTCTCCAAGAGGAACACGTGTTGAATCATCtattacaaaaacagaaacatatagTAGATAAAGGAAAAGCAGGATGTGCAATACACGCAGATTTCATGAAACCATTTCACAAAAGTAAATCTGTTTATCTCTTTGACTAATAGAAAAGATGGCATAGAAATTTCTAGCAATATACAATTAGAgtaaagtttagaaaaaaatcGGTTTCTACTAAAAAGAGAAGAATGCCATCAGTATCCAGACATCTTGAGAGATTTCTGTTACATATGGCACAAGTAGGAATAGGCCAAGGGAGGTATCTCCTAGCCTATAACTAAACACAGCAAAGGAGGAGCTGTCTGAAGGAGCAAGTGAATGAATGGCGTTCTCCTACAAATCCAGAGAACCTGAAAGCTCAGAGCAGCAGTGGCCAGAAAGGAACAaatgtttttggaaaaaaaaaaaaaaaagactgggataGTTTATACAAATTCTAGGATTATTAGAATTCTATCGACTGCCTGCACACAGAGTGGCCATCTTTTGTGTCCATCCTCAGCTTTCACCGGTGAAGCAGCATGCTCATGAAAGCAGAAGTACTGTGGCAAAAGGATGCTACAAAGGGGACTTGCTCAAAGTATGGACGACTATTAACAAATTTGAGAGGGGAAAAGCCAATTACGTGGCTCAGTGGCCCGGGAACTCTCTCTTCACTCTACATGGACATCTGGAGCTCTGGTTCCACCACTGCTCCTACAGAGAGAATAAAAAGAGGATCTTTTCCTGCCATGCAGGGGTCTCACCAGTAGCCCCTCCCTAGTACTCAAGTCAGGAAGCCCGCTCATCTACCAAACACACTGTGACGAGATCTCTGAACAGGGCTTACACCAGTTCTGACAGAACCTTTCTCAAATTCAAAAATAGCAGACATAAATCTCTCCTTGTAAATATGAAGAGACAAAACAATCACTAGATATATAAAGATACCTAGTACTCCACAAAAGGATACCATTCTGAGAAATCACAGCAAATATCTTCCTTTCTATAAGAGAAGAATACTTTAAAAActcttatttgtattttaaataaaatctcagcaaacattattttattatttaaaggatgatatacatatatatgtctgttTATTGATATAAATTTGTTACATTATTAAATTACAAAGGAGGTAAAAGAGCATTAAAGTGAGATCtttcatcatatatatgtatatatacatatatatcatatataagagcttctctggtagctcagaagtaaagaatctgcctgccaatgcaggagatgtgggttcagttcctgggtggggaagattccctgcagaaggaaatgacaacccactccagtattcttgcctgaaaaatcccatggacagagaagaccgGCAGGCTGctggaagtccatggggtcacaaagagtccgacacgactgagcacaacacagcacagcattTATCCAAATGCTAGTAGGGACTGTTTTATTATCTAAATTTTTACAGTGAATATGTACCGTTTTGTAGTAGgaagtaactttttattttcaaagggggaatttaataagtaaaaattaaacaatCTAAAGTAATAAAAGCTtgctttcaaataaaaaacacaatttatcaattaaaaatccctaaagtgagaagaaaacagaaaaacaaattagtGATTTAGAAAACAGCTTAAGGAATTTTcccagaaccaaaaaaaaaaaatagatgaaaagaaggacaataattattaaaatactgaAGGATGCAGAACATACAaagggaatatataaaaggaaaggATTTCAGAAACAAACTATAGAACACAGGCATACGTCGGAGACCACATAGGTTTGGTTCCGGACCACCACAATAAAGGGACTATCGCAATAAGTAAGCCACATGAATTTTTTTGTCCCCTagacatataaaagttatgtttacacaaCACTGTAGTCTAGTAAATGTGCAATAATAAcattatgtttatataaaatgaagtacatattttaattaaaaaaaataccctaCTGCTAAAAAAAGATGCTGACCATCATCTGAACCTGCAGCAAGTTGTACTGTTTTTGCGAGAGTAACGTCACAGTCGCTGGTCGTAGATCACTGTAACAGATACGATAATAATGACGAAGCCTGACACATGGCAGACATTACCAAAACATGGCACGGAGACATGAAGTGAagaaatgctgttggaaaaatggtgttCAACACAGACTTGTCACAAACTTTCAATCTATAAAAAAAACACAGTGTCTGCAAAGGACGATAAAGTGCAGCACTATAAGACCAGGTATGCTTGTATTCAGCAGGAAAGAAATAGCTCTGGCGGCCACAGGAGAAAGGTGGAGGTGGCGGTTTAGTCTCAGTTCCCCTCAAAGAGAATTTAGCGCAAACACGCAAGCCATGCATCACCTCATCTGAACTTCAAAACAGTCCTTTGAAGAGTCATATTATTATTCATGCCTTTCAGATAAGGAATATTTATTCAAAGCACCTAAGTCATTTGTTTCGTATTATGCGGCAATTCTTCTAGACTCCACAATCTACAAATAATTCCATGATTTGCTGCCCTTCAAGGAAGACTCAAGTTTTCAGGTGGAAAGTCCTTACCAAATACCAGATGCCATTAATGAAGAGAGCCACTAAGACCTTGAGACCAGCAGAGCACAAGGTCACAGCGACAGGAAGCAAAACCTGTGTTAGTGGATCACTAGCAGTAACTAGCGGTatcggagaaggaagtggcaccccactccagtactcttgcctggaaaatcccatgggcggaggagcctggtaggctgcaggccatggggtcgctaagagtcggacacgactgagcgacttcactttgacttttcactttcatgcactggagaaggaaatggcaacccactccagtgttcttgcctggagaatcccagggacgggggagcctggtgggctgctgtctatggggtcacacagagtcagacacgactgaagtgacttagcagcagcagcggtaacagtgaggcttccctggtggctcagacggtaaagaatctgcctgcaatgcaggagacaggggttcgatccctgaggtgagaggatcccccggagaagggaatggctacccatgctacagtccatggaatcacaaagagtcagacacaactgagccactttcactttcagctttcaCTTCAGAGGTGACAGTGACTGGGGCCACTCTCATCTCCATCCCTTGACTCCTGACTCCTGGCTGTGGCAGAAATACATCATGTATTGGACCCTAATTTGGAGCAAATATAACCTCTTGGCGAACACTGCTCCAGCCCTGTGAGGTACTGCCACCTAGCTGGCACTGTTACTGTGTCTACAAAAGGTCATTCCGTTGCTCTATCAAGCCAGC
This window of the Bos indicus x Bos taurus breed Angus x Brahman F1 hybrid chromosome 28, Bos_hybrid_MaternalHap_v2.0, whole genome shotgun sequence genome carries:
- the PTPN20 gene encoding tyrosine-protein phosphatase non-receptor type 20 isoform X6, whose protein sequence is MKSLQGLPILHFRALEVKNLPAVFHSGNELHNRDKNRYRDILPYDSTRVPLGENKDYINASYIKIANSREEYYYIATQGPLPTTTNDFWQMVWENNSNVIAMITKEKEGGVTKCHHYWPISMKKPLELNSCRIFLENYQILRYFIIRMFQVVKKSTGASHFVKHLQFTNWPDHGTPASAEGFIKYVRYVRKSHLTGPVVVHCSAGVGRTGVFLCVDVVFCAIEKNFSFDIMNIVSQMREQRHGMVQTKEQYMFCYKIVLEVLQKLWTVK
- the PTPN20 gene encoding tyrosine-protein phosphatase non-receptor type 20 isoform X5 translates to MIGEKQLFSQNTRLSTWRSLLPISFGNDGMSSPENATAASGEDQRGKDSDMKNLSVPLPVSPHDDLPSSSHDDLHSSSCEDLHYSSCHDDLHSSSQETTPRPVNHKVFQNEVNSRKLKVFLRDFQHSDDFEDQFKDEAESENDGTLRKTSSFFLKQKSSSEDEELAGPSHPALQDDSTRVPLGENKDYINASYIKIANSREEYYYIATQGPLPTTTNDFWQMVWENNSNVIAMITKEKEGGVTKCHHYWPISMKKPLELNSCRIFLENYQILRYFIIRMFQVVKKSTGASHFVKHLQFTNWPDHGTPASAEGFIKYVRYVRKSHLTGPVVVHCSAGVGRTGVFLCVDVVFCAIEKNFSIP